TGCCGGGGGACGAGACGGACGTCGTGGTGTTCCTCTCGACGAGCGTCCGCCGCCCCACGTTCACCTGAAGGTCGTACGGCGTTCGATGCGAGGCCCAACTCTGGCCGCTGTCGTCGAACTTGCTCCTCAGGAGGCCCTGATGTCCCCGTACGCCACCGGCCGGCGCCGCTTCCACCGTTCCCTCGCCGTGGGTGTGCCGCTGGCGGTGGTGGCCGCCGCGCTGGTGACGGCGGGTCCGGCCTCGGGGTCGACGACCACGGCCCCGCACGTCACCCGTACGGCCACGCTCGGCGACATCCCGCTCGGCACGTTCAGCAACGCGCTGCTGCCGGGCACGGTGGCCGACGACCGGGGCGTGGACCTCGGTGGCATCGGCAGTGACATCTATCCGGCGGGCCGCAAGGGCGAGTTCTGGACGGTCACCGACCGCGGGCCCAACGGCCAGATCAAGGTGGACGGCACCAAGCGCCGCACCTTCCCCGTGCCCGGCTTCGACCCGGCGATCGTGAAGATCCGGGTGTCCGGTGACACCGTGAAGGTGCTGGACGCGATCCCGATCACCACCTCCTCCGGGAAGCCGGTCACCGGCCTGCCGAACCAGAAGGGGCGCGACGAGGCGCCGTACTCCTATGACGCGCAGACGCCTCTGTCGTACAACGCGAACGGGCTGGACACCGAGGGCGTCGTGCGGGCCGGGGACGGGAGTTTCTGGCTCGTCGACGAGTACGGGCCCTCCCTGGTGCATGTCTCCGCGCGCGGGAGGGTGCTGGCGCGCTATGTGCCCGAGGGGCTGAACCTCACGGGCGCGGACTACCCGGTCATGGAGGCGCTGCCGTCCGTCCTGCTGCACCGGAAGATCAACCGGGGCTTCGAGGGACTCGCCCAACTGCCCGGCGGTGACCTGGTGATGGCCGTGCAGAGTCCGTTGTCCCTCCCCGACGGGGATGCGGGGGACGCCTCGCGCACCATCCGGCTGCTGCGCTTCTCGCCGAAGAAGGAGGCGGTCACCGCCGAGTACGCGTACCGCTTCGACCCGGTGAACGTGGTGGACCCGAGCGAGGACGACACCTCCGAGCTGAAGATCTCCTCGGTGGTCGCCGTGGGCCGGGACCGGCTGCTGGTCGAGGAGCGCACGGACAAGGCCGCGCGGCTGCAGATCGTGCACCTGGGACGCAAGGCGAACATCCTCGGCGGCCCCTGGGACGACGACACGACCTCCCCGTCGCTGGAGCAGCTCGACGACCCGGCGGCCTCCGGTGTGCCCGTTCTGGCCAAGCGCCTGCTCGTCGACCTGGGCACGGTCGACGGCGTGCCCGGGAAGATCGAGGGCGTCGCGCGCGTGGATCGCGACACGCTCGCCCTGATCAACGACAACGACTTCGGCATGACGGACGGCACCGGCGCGTTCGACGCGAACGGCCGGCTCGTGGACAGCGGCGTCGAGACGACCGTGACGTACGTGCGGCTGCCGCGCGGGATCTGATCCAGGCCCGTGAGAGTGCGGCACGCGCGCGTGCCGCACGAAACACGTCGTCCTACGGCAGGTCGACCCCCAGCGACGGCAGCAGTGACTCGATGTCGCTCGGCAGGCCGCTCGGCAGCTCGCTCGGGAACCCCGAGGGCAGCGAAGGCACCTCGCTGGGCAGTCTGCTGGGGAACTCGGTCGGGATGCTCAGGGACGGCCGCGGGGTGCCGCTCGTGCTGCTCTCGGCGGGCGTCTTCTCGTCCGGCGAATCGTTGCCTCCCGAGGCGACCAGCACCACGGCGACGACGACGGCGACGCCCAGGAGTGCGGCGATCAGGATGAACAGCGGATTGCGGCGGCGGCCAGTCACCGTACGACGGCGGTCCGAAACCACCGCCCGGAGGCGGCGTCCCACCCGGAGGCCCGGGCGGCTGAGGCGGTGCGGGCGGCATGGCCATACCGTCAAGCGTCGCCGCGGACCGGGGCAGCGCGCGACCCCCGCACGGCGGTTGATACGGACTCATGGCATGGATCGCATGGTTCCGGAGCATTCCGCGCGGGGACCGTCCGACAGCCGGATCTCACCGGCACGCGCGCGTGGTCAGCCGCGCGCCCCCAGCAGATGGTCCATGGCCAG
This genomic window from Streptomyces sp. DG2A-72 contains:
- a CDS encoding esterase-like activity of phytase family protein, whose amino-acid sequence is MSPYATGRRRFHRSLAVGVPLAVVAAALVTAGPASGSTTTAPHVTRTATLGDIPLGTFSNALLPGTVADDRGVDLGGIGSDIYPAGRKGEFWTVTDRGPNGQIKVDGTKRRTFPVPGFDPAIVKIRVSGDTVKVLDAIPITTSSGKPVTGLPNQKGRDEAPYSYDAQTPLSYNANGLDTEGVVRAGDGSFWLVDEYGPSLVHVSARGRVLARYVPEGLNLTGADYPVMEALPSVLLHRKINRGFEGLAQLPGGDLVMAVQSPLSLPDGDAGDASRTIRLLRFSPKKEAVTAEYAYRFDPVNVVDPSEDDTSELKISSVVAVGRDRLLVEERTDKAARLQIVHLGRKANILGGPWDDDTTSPSLEQLDDPAASGVPVLAKRLLVDLGTVDGVPGKIEGVARVDRDTLALINDNDFGMTDGTGAFDANGRLVDSGVETTVTYVRLPRGI